ATAATCAGGGTCTGGCCAATGGCGATCACGCCGACCACGGTGACCTGTTGCAGGATCAGCGAGAAGTTGGTCGCCGACAAAAAGCGTTCGCTCTGGGTGGCGAAGACGATGCAGGCGATCAGCAGGGCAATGAACGGCCCGAGCGTGCCAATCGGCGGTAGTTTTTCTTTGAGTGTGCTCACGGTGTGCCTTAAAAAATGGGTTGAAAAAACGGGGCAGCCGGTGTGGGTGGCTGCCCCGGCGGGTGCTAGTGGGTACTAGTCAGGCAAAGAAATTACTTGTTGCCCCAGCACAGGTCCATACCAACTTTGGTGTCCTTGCTTTCCACGCCTGCCTGGGGCTTGTCGGTGATCAGGGTCACGCCGGTGTCGGTGTAGCCGGTGGCCTTCTTGCCGTCTTTGGCGAATGCCACACCAGCAGCCACGCCCATGCTGGCCATCTTCAGCGGGTACTGTTGCGAGGTGGCGGCGATCATGCCGGCCTTGACGTTCTTGACACCGGCGCAGCCGCCGTCCACCGACACGATCAGCACGCCTTTTTCCTTGCCAGCAGCCTTCAGCGCCTGGTAGGCACCGGCAGCGGCGGGTTCGTTGATGGTGTAGAGCACGTTGATGTCGGGGTTCTTTTGCAGGCAGTTTTCCATGGCGGTCTGGCCCTTGGCCTGGTCGCCAAAGCTGTCGGCCATGCAGACGATTTCAGCCGTCTTGGAGAGTTCGTTGCTCTTGGCATCGGCAGCAGCCAGGCCAAAGCCGTTCATGAAGCCGTTGTGGCGTTGCGCGCCCACGGGGTGGCCGGGGAACAGGTCGAGCGTGGCGATCTTGGCGGGCTTGCCAGCCATCACGGCCTTGGCGTACTGGCCGATCAGGATGCCGGCCTTGTAGTTGTCGGTGGCAAACAGGGCGTCGGTGCCTTCCACGGGGTCGGTCGGGCTGTCCAGGGCGATGAACATCACGCCTTGGGCCTGGGCCTTCTTGATGGCGGGGATGATGGCCTTGGAGTCATTGGGGGTGATCATGATGGTCTTGGCGCCCGCTGCAATCATGTTTTCAATAGCGGTGATCTGGCCGGCGTTGTCGCCGTCTTGCTTGCCAGCGGCGCTGAGCAGCTTGGCACCGAGTTTCTTGGCTTCGGCTTGCGCACCTTCCTTCATCTTCACGAAAAATGGGTTCGTTTCGGTCTTGGTGATCAGGCCGATCACGGGTTCTGCAGCACACGCCGTGGTGGCGGCAAAAGCCAGAGCGGACAGCACCAGGGTGGCGGTAGATTTTTTCATGTTGTCTCCTAGAGAGGGGTGAACGCAAGGGTTCGGTTGGGGAACAGGGTCCAGCGGGAGTGTGAGGTTTTTCACGCTGGTGCTGAACTATAAAACGATGGGACTAACTAAATCAAGTTGCTTTAGTTATCGGAAACCCTAGGTTTTTGAACTAATTGGTGGCGCCCGACCCATCCCCTACACTTTGCGCGGTTCGGCATTTATTCTTGTACGTAGTTGCCCTGTAGGGCCCACTTTTATGATCATCACCAGCCTGCTCGACACCGACCTCTACAAGTTCACGATGATGCAGGTGGTGTTACACCATTTCCCTGCGTCGCAGGTGCAGTACCGCTTCAAATGCCGCAACCCCGGCGTGCAGTTGGCACCGTTCGTGGCCGAGATCCAGGACGAGATACGCGGGCTGTGCCGCCTGGGTTTCAGCGAGGCCGAGCTGGGTTATCTGCGCTCCATGCGCTTCATCAAGAGTGATTTTGTGGACTTTCTGGGGCTGTTTCGGCTCAACGAGAAGTACATCACCGTGACCCCGCTGCCCAATGGCGAGATCGACATCTCCATCCAGGGCCCGTGGCTG
This sequence is a window from Rhodoferax sp. WC2427. Protein-coding genes within it:
- a CDS encoding sugar ABC transporter substrate-binding protein; this translates as MKKSTATLVLSALAFAATTACAAEPVIGLITKTETNPFFVKMKEGAQAEAKKLGAKLLSAAGKQDGDNAGQITAIENMIAAGAKTIMITPNDSKAIIPAIKKAQAQGVMFIALDSPTDPVEGTDALFATDNYKAGILIGQYAKAVMAGKPAKIATLDLFPGHPVGAQRHNGFMNGFGLAAADAKSNELSKTAEIVCMADSFGDQAKGQTAMENCLQKNPDINVLYTINEPAAAGAYQALKAAGKEKGVLIVSVDGGCAGVKNVKAGMIAATSQQYPLKMASMGVAAGVAFAKDGKKATGYTDTGVTLITDKPQAGVESKDTKVGMDLCWGNK